One Thunnus maccoyii chromosome 14, fThuMac1.1, whole genome shotgun sequence genomic window carries:
- the LOC121912069 gene encoding sprouty-related, EVH1 domain-containing protein 2-like, with product MIEETHPNDDSYIVRVKAVVMTRDDSSGGWLAQDGGALSRVGVCRLLPPELAPVPASSSSQFLIRGERLRDKQVILDCPLRKDLVYTIATPTFHHWKVEDRKCGLSFQSPADARAFDRGVRKAIEDLAEGSTTSSTALQNEGELGDDDVFTNTTDSSSNSSQKLESSLQPLESSPLPQRHKCMLGHRHDLHDPYRLSDHYFLDQPLSRLPRHVTFQEDEEIVRINPRERSWERTTERLHGRQSDRSWLTGYEDYRHATVRDKFIQMDDSESYVHFAKTEAQKHDYTYPLAPALSPSDSDPALGPLTNKGHGGSYHHGFSSVVSTQPRSYLPSSSPSSNGGKGRKQGEVERAHCEHCGEHFYITDNRRGRCQDAPDPVRACIRRVSCMWLADTMLYHCMSDPEGDYSDPCSCDGGEGSGGGRFGTRWLALLGLSLVAPCLCLYPPLHACHRAGLMCGCCGGRHKALS from the exons ATGATAGAAGAAACACACCCAAACGA TGACAGCTACATCGTGCGTGTGAAAGCGGTGGTGATGACGCGGGACGACTCGAGCGGTGGCTGGCTGGCCCAGGACGGGGGCGCTCTGAGCAGGGTGGGAGTGTGCCGCCTCCTGCCGCCGGAGCTGGCACCCGTGCCGGCCTCCAGCAGCTCCCAGTTCCTCATCCGTGGTGAGCGGCTGCGGGACAAACag GTGATCCTGGACTGTCCGCTGAGGAAGGATCTGGTTTACACCATAGCAACGCCCACGTTTCACCATTGGAAGGTGGAGGACAGGAAGTGTGGCCTGTCTTTCCAGAGTCCGGCTGACGCAAGGGCTTTCGACAGGGGGGTACGGAAAGCCATCGAGGACCTCGCTGAAG GCTCCACAACCTCCTCTACAGCACTCCAGAACGAGGGCGAGCTGGGCGACGACGACGTCTTTACT AACACCACAGACAGCTCATCCAACTCCTCCCAGAAACTGGAGAGCTCCCTACAGCCGCTGGAGTCCTCGCCCCTTCCGCAGAGACACAAGTGTATGCTGGGACATCGTCACGACCTCCATGACCCCTATCGGCTCTCAGACCACTACTTTTTGGACCAG CCGCTGTCTCGGCTTCCCCGCCATGTCACCTTCCAGGAGGATGAAGAAATCGTCCGCATCAACCCACGGGAGCGCAGTTGGGAGCGAACTACCGAGCGTCTCCATGGCCGCCAATCAGACCGCTCCTGGCTCACGGGCTACGAGGACTACCGCCACGCCACAGTGCGTGACAAGTTCATCCAAATGGACGACTCTGAGTCCTACGTCCACTTCGCCAAGACGGAGGCGCAGAAGCACGACTACACCTACCCGCTGGCACCGGCCCTGTCGCCCTCAGACTCTGACCCAGCCCTCGGACCCTTGACCAATAAGGGCCATGGCGGCTCGTATCACCACGGCTTCTCTTCTGTGGTCTCCACCCAGCCCCGCTCCTACCTCCCGAGCTCCTCCCCATCCTCTAATGGCGGGAAGGGGCGGAAGCAGGGGGAGGTGGAGCGCGCTCATTGCGAGCATTGCGGTGAGCACTTTTACATCACCGACAATCGGAGAGGCCGGTGCCAGGATGCGCCGGACCCTGTGCGGGCGTGCATCCGGCGGGTCAGCTGCATGTGGCTGGCAGACACCATGCTCTACCACTGCATGTCCGACCCAGAGGGGGACTACTCAGACCCCTGCTCCTGTGACGGGGGCGAGGGCAGCGGCGGAGGCCGATTCGGCACGCGCTGGTTAGCCCTGCTCGGCTTGTCTCTGGTGGCGCCCTGCCTCTGCCTTTACCCGCCTCTCCACGCTTGCCACCGGGCGGGGCTCATGTGCGGCTGCTGCGGAGGCCGACACAAGGCCCTGAGCTGA